A single region of the Panthera tigris isolate Pti1 chromosome B1, P.tigris_Pti1_mat1.1, whole genome shotgun sequence genome encodes:
- the LOC102950328 gene encoding LOW QUALITY PROTEIN: proteasome maturation protein-like (The sequence of the model RefSeq protein was modified relative to this genomic sequence to represent the inferred CDS: deleted 2 bases in 1 codon) encodes MEHEKCLGEFPIEQAQCGSFYKLKSPFHTAAAAGLLAPSSSTHFHRRREGGSSARRKGQEGKNQILQLVNLGLTIHQEKVSSGAGLRGCSQSKLKINARGFGSLLKDSIPVTELSASGPLESHDHLRKGLPCVKSELLPRHPLEIRKRNFQLNQDKMNFSTLRIIQGLFALLELQTEFQAMQQVQRLPFPPSSHLSLDILRGNDETVGFEDILHDPSQGELMGEPHLMVESKLGLL; translated from the exons ATGGAGCACGAGAAATGCCTAGGGGAGTTCCCTATAGAGCAAGCCCAGTGTGGCTCCTTCTACAAATTGAAGTCTCCTTTT cacacagctgctgctgctggtctccTGGCCCCGTCCAGCAGCACCCACTTCCACAGAAGAAG GGAAGGAGGCTCCTCGGCCAGAAggaagggacaggaagggaaAAATCAGATTCTCCAACTAGTAAATCTGGGCTTAACAATTCACCAGGAAAAAGTGAGCAGTGGGGCCGGGCTGAGAGGCTGTTCACAGAGCAAGTTGAAGATAAATGCCAGAGGATTTGGATCTCTGCTAAAGGACAGTATTCCAGTCACTGAACTCTCAGCAAGTGGACCTTTGGAAAGTCATGATCATCTTCGAAAAGGTCTTCCTTGTGTGAAAAGTGAACTTTTGCCTCGTCATCCTCTTGAG ATCAGGAAAAGAAATTTCCAGCTCAACcaagataaaatgaatttttccacCCTGAGGATCATCCAGGGTCTGTTTGCTCTGCTCGAATTACAAACGGAATTCCAGGCAATGCAGCAGGTTCAGCGTCTTCCATTTCCTCCAAGCTCACACCTTTCACTGGATATTTTGAGGGGTAATGATGAGACTGTCGGATTTGAAGATATTCTTCATGACCCGTCACAAGGTGAACTAATGGGAGAGCCACACTTGATGGTGGAATCTAAACTGGGTTTACTGTAA